The following are from one region of the Quercus robur chromosome 1, dhQueRobu3.1, whole genome shotgun sequence genome:
- the LOC126713562 gene encoding protein GAMETE EXPRESSED 1-like yields the protein MGHHRHLLLLLILISCSTKCMSWGWFSSSAETQFDEKAFDTKDNSGPAKFSMEVFNDQKGARLVEGARMKLAGSNSCWQNAYRNLFAGCSDIFAGDEKRSRFAWHLGDCFQKESGRLPFPPCDPKSAMAKCLKGLNEHAHKVYLEFYLETNSICHQLQAQAFKQQTERLVNELKISALLAEDKLKIIEGKTESLLQNSSEIYDSLNSIDTRIQLVARTTKNVGDHIDVVLKHSEALYEQSEKLAASQSELQEGQVEMRKSLVDGIAMLNDSYNSLGQEIDNLKNEAIEIEKGINKVGDAMFMKMKNLQIKVDDIRNLTGISLDKQQEVIDGQSTALEGLQNLTKFQSEALEDSRSTLQQFAEYGHRQQEELLQGQEQLQRIHDHLMENSKSILAAQESFESKQANMFVALDKLFALHNAMLLESRLIKAFFVYCLSIFIIYIFTSTKQTYKVRPWLYIGLFATFVIEVAIFRLATNDNIEQSTWIINLVRSLFALLASIQIIHAICTYRDYEVLNHQMLLTLIEQINGMQRNEELSWDMDSDVNWSSWIDTDLPEDVNNFEDPDYMLREEVGENSIMTTSIRRNYNLRPK from the exons ATGGGTCATCAtcgtcatcttcttcttctgttgaTTTTAATCTCATGCTCCACAAAGTGCATGTCATGGGGTTGGTTTTCCTCGTCTGCAGAGACTCAATTTGATGAGAAAGCTTTTGATACAAAGGATAATTCTGGCCCTGCAAAATTCTCCATGGAAGTTTTTAATGATCAGAAGGGAGCCAGGCTAGTAGAAGGTGCCAGAATGAAATTGGCTGGTTCAAACTCTTGTTGGCAAAACGCTTACCGGAATCTCTTTGCCGGATGCTCAGATATTTTTGCCGGGGATGAGAAGCGGTCTAGATTTGCTTGGCATCTTGGTGATTGCTTTCAAAAGGAATCTGGCAGGCTGCCTTTTCCTCCTTGTGACCCAAAGTCTGCCATGGCTAAATGCTTAAAGGGCTTAAATGAACATGCTCATAAGGTTTACCTTGAATTCTATCTTGAAACTAACTCCATCTGCCATCAGTTACA GGCCCAAGCATTCAAGCAACAAACAGAGAGATTGGTAAATGAACTGAAAATTTCAGCCCTACTAGCTGaagacaaattaaaaataatagaagGCAAAACGGAATCTCTACTGCAGAACTCAAGTGAAATTTATGATtctttgaattccattgatactCGAATTCAACTAGTAGCTCGAACAACTAAGAATGTAGGTGATCATATAGATGTTGTTCTCAAGCATTCAGAAGCTTTATATGAGCAATCAGAGAAGCTTGCAGCTTCTCAATCAGAGCTGCAAGAAGGACAAGTGGAAATGAGGAAAAGTTTGGTGGATGGAATTGCAATGCTTAATGATTCTTACAACAGTTTGGGCCAagaaatagataatttaaaaaatgaggcCATTGAAATAGAGAAGGGGATAAATAAAGTTGGAGATGCAATGTTTATGAAGATGAAAAATCTGCAAATCAAAGTGGATGACATTCGGAATTTGACAGGGATTTCCTTAGATAAGCAACAAGAAGTTATAGATGGACAATCCACAGCTCTTGAGGGTCTTcaaaatttaactaaatttcAATCTGAAGCACTAGAAGATAGCAG GAGTACTCTACAACAGTTTGCTGAATATGGCCATAGACAACAGGAAGAGCTTCTTCAGGGGCAAGAACAGCTTCAAAGAATTCATGACCACTTGATGGAAAATTCAAAGTCTATTTTGGCAGCTCAG GAATCTTTTGAATCAAAGCAAGCAAACATGTTTGTTGCTTTAGATAAGCTGTTTGCTTTGCACAATGCCATGCTGCTCGAATCGCGACTAATTAAAGCCTTCTTTGTGTACTGTCTATCAATCTTCATCATCTACATTTTCACTAGCACAAAGCAAACATACAAAGTCAGACCCTGGCTATATATCG gGCTATTTGCTACTTTTGTCATAGAAGTTGCAATATTTCGGCTTGCAACAAATGATAATATCGAACAAAGCACTTGGATAATAAATTTGGTCAGGTCACTCTTTGCGCTTCTTGCCTCAATTCAGATTATCCATGCCATATGCACATACAG AGACTATGAAGTTCTGAACCATCAGATGCTACTAACATTAATTGAGCAGATTAATGGCATGCAAAGAAATGAGGAGTTGTCGTGGGACATGGATAGTGATGTAAACTGGTCCTCATGGATTGACACTGACTTACCCGAAGATGTAAACAATTTTGAAGACCCTGACTATATGCTTCGAGAGGAAGTTGGAGAAAATTCAATCATGACCACTTCAATTAGAAGAAATTATAATCTTCGCCCCAAATAG
- the LOC126717065 gene encoding receptor-like protein 46: MSSNNFHDIPKEIGNMTELRHLQFLDLSKNHLEGMFPQWLAEMEVGFIILSDNKLTGSLPPSLFNSTYLNILSLSQNKFYGQLPSNIGNATYLMSLMLNDNNFSGKIPESISNLRTLTLLDLSKNKFSGNSLPDFSSNIWPQIIDLSSNEFSGEISTNFSILTRVLSLGKNKFSGIMFTNLNNMRQLECLDIHDNKITGEFPDFICQISTLRILNLRNNSFQGSIHDCISNLTSLQILDLSNNRLVGKIPAKFGNFTGMIKTPNESVGDVIGFMTTSFSFQGKINDLILNWKKSTQGLSWKNLNIYSLLDLSMNQLSGEIPTTLGSLKALKTFNVSHNNLYGRIPASLGDLLNLESLDLSHNNLSSSIPKSLANLQQLSILDVSNNKLASRIPRGS, translated from the coding sequence ATGAGTAGCAACAATTTCCATGATATTCCTAAAGAGATAGGGAATATGACAGAGTTGCGGCATCTTCAATTTTTGGACTTGAGTAAGAACCACCTAGAAGGAATGTTCCCACAATGGCTTGCTGAAATGGAAGTTGGATTTATAATTTTGTCAGATAACAAACTCACAGGTTCTCTCCCTCCTTCTCTTTTCAACTCTacatatttaaatattctttcccTGTCTCAGAACAAGTTTTATGGACAACTACCAAGCAACATTGGTAATGCCACCTATCTTATGTCTCTTATGCTAAATGACAACAATTTTTCAGGGAAGATTCCTGAATCCATTTCCAATCTTCGTACCCTCACCCTATTGGACTtgtccaaaaacaaattttctgGCAATAGTTTACCAGATTTTAGCTCTAATATATGGCCCCAAATCATTGATTTATCTTCAAATGAATTCTCAGGTGAAATTTCAACAAACTTTTCCATCCTGACTAGAGTTCTTTCATTaggaaaaaataagttttctgGCATCATGTTTACAAATCTAAATAATATGCGCCAACTTGAATGCCTAGACATCCATGACAATAAAATCACAGGTGAATTTCCGGATTTTATCTGCCAAATCTCCACCCTTCGAATACTAAATTTAAGGAACAACTCTTTTCAAGGTTCAATCCATGATTGTATTTCCAATCTTACTAGCCTCCAAATTCTTGATCTTTCAAACAACCGTCTTGTTGGAAAAATCCCTGCCAAGTTCGGAAATTTTACTGGTATGATTAAAACACCTAACGAGTCAGTAGGTGATGTTATTGGTTTTATGACTACTTCTTTCAGCTTCCAAGGCAAGATTAATGATCTGATCCTCAATTGGAAGAAGTCAACACAAGGTCTATCTTGGAAAAATCTAAACATCTACTCTTTGTTAGACTTGTCAATGAACCAACTTTCAGGTGAAATTCCAACTACTTTAGGTAGTTTGAAGGCTCTAAAGACTTTCAACGTCTCACATAACAACCTTTATGGGAGAATACCAGCAAgtcttggtgatttgttgaatCTAGAGAGTTTGGACTTGTCACACAACAATTTATCGAGCTCAATTCCAAAATCACTAGCAAACTTGCAACAATTATCTATTTTGGATGTCAGTAACAACAAGTTGGCTAGTAGGATTCCACGTGGTAGCTAA